In Nocardioides sp., the following proteins share a genomic window:
- the argJ gene encoding bifunctional glutamate N-acetyltransferase/amino-acid acetyltransferase ArgJ, which produces MTTTSPLGFRAAGVAAGLKSTGAKDLALVVNDGPRFDSATVFTANRCKANPVLWSQEVVKDGTVRAVVLNSGGANCYTGPEGFQTTHAVAERVAEGLGCGAIDIVVCSTGLIGLTNNRDDLLSGVARAFDELGDEGGQAAAEAIMTTDSVPKTTVVEGAGWSIGAMAKGAGMLAPQLATMLVVITTDAVVDSHDLDQALRAATKVSFDRLDSDGCMSTNDTVTVLASGASGITPTVPDFTDALTRVCVDLAMQLLKDAEGADHEIAITTLNAATEDEAVEVGRSVARSNLFKAAVFGNDPNWGRVLASIGTTTAQFDPADLDVAMNGVWVCRNSSPADDPTTVDLGNREVSVTIDLKAGDARATVWTNDLTHAYVHENSAYSS; this is translated from the coding sequence ATGACCACCACCTCCCCGCTCGGTTTCCGGGCCGCAGGCGTCGCCGCCGGACTGAAGTCCACCGGCGCCAAGGACCTGGCTCTCGTGGTGAACGACGGCCCGCGCTTTGACAGCGCGACCGTGTTCACCGCAAACCGCTGCAAGGCCAACCCTGTGCTGTGGAGCCAGGAGGTCGTCAAGGACGGGACCGTACGCGCGGTCGTCCTCAACTCCGGTGGTGCCAACTGCTACACCGGGCCCGAGGGCTTCCAGACCACGCACGCGGTCGCCGAGAGGGTCGCCGAGGGGCTGGGATGTGGAGCGATCGACATCGTCGTGTGCTCCACTGGTCTGATCGGGCTGACCAACAACCGCGACGACCTGTTGAGCGGTGTGGCCAGGGCCTTCGACGAACTCGGCGACGAGGGTGGACAAGCCGCTGCCGAAGCGATCATGACCACCGACTCCGTGCCGAAGACCACCGTGGTCGAAGGGGCTGGCTGGAGCATCGGCGCCATGGCCAAGGGGGCGGGCATGCTCGCGCCGCAGTTGGCCACGATGTTGGTCGTGATCACCACTGACGCGGTGGTGGACAGCCACGACCTCGATCAGGCCTTGCGGGCTGCGACGAAAGTCAGTTTCGACCGACTCGACTCTGACGGCTGCATGTCCACCAACGACACCGTCACGGTGCTGGCCAGCGGCGCCAGCGGCATCACGCCGACGGTGCCCGACTTCACCGATGCGCTAACAAGAGTCTGCGTCGACCTGGCGATGCAACTGCTGAAGGACGCAGAGGGCGCCGATCACGAGATCGCGATCACCACCCTCAACGCGGCTACCGAGGACGAGGCGGTCGAAGTCGGACGCAGTGTCGCGAGGTCCAACCTCTTCAAGGCTGCCGTGTTCGGCAACGACCCCAACTGGGGTCGCGTCCTGGCCAGCATCGGCACTACCACTGCGCAGTTCGACCCCGCCGATCTCGACGTGGCGATGAACGGTGTCTGGGTCTGCCGAAACTCGAGCCCGGCCGACGATCCGACCACCGTCGATCTCGGCAACAGAGAGGTCAGCGTGACCATCGACCTGAAGGCCGGCGATGCGCGTGCCACCGTGTGGACCAACGACCTCACGCACGCGTACGTCCACGAGAACAGCGCGTACTCGTCATGA